A single window of Nicotiana tomentosiformis chromosome 1, ASM39032v3, whole genome shotgun sequence DNA harbors:
- the LOC104116842 gene encoding uncharacterized protein has translation MGNWNRRWIPRKKYKYEDFPPSPPSRYNQSHSPAIQENSAPSWEIDFCRAAGIPWRKVVSAKKYMYCYDNVVKWDDSAGQEAFNDAKRRYWAEISGLPPQSPPPDPDMYIDKVDWDSTIDPELILDLDREYFNPNEVDNAVKSENNLVSGCTLVWEDKAADNGENPWESDNVQGSKTCENVEQTWNEWDNPSNIKDDPWERSCPKTQETLKDSTAWGGGGNEEQTWNEWDNPVNIKDDDPWERSCPKNQGTLKDTAWGGRGNESWGWTTGLNYENGSACVDNTFSNLWHQGGESVAGAKGNEWVNNRTGSRGRNHWNTRGHEQWNSEYGSRWNRNLSRGGGTTSNDRRWGEPEFTSWDWQRLPRQSNERNMDFGRHNRGDKTFYTGSRKREGSSQHMSRYKSSRFQGDEQRTAYNWREEKPQKRVTFNFNE, from the exons ATGGGGAATTGGAACAGAAGATGGATACCAAGAAAAAAGTACAAGTACGAAGATTTTCCCCCTTCTCCTCCATCCCGTTACAACCAATCTCATTCTCCTG CTATCCAGGAAAATAGTGCTCCATCATGGGAAATAGATTTCTGCAGAGCAGCCGGGATTCCTTGGCGCAAGGTTGTGAGTGCAAAAAAATACATGTACTGTTATGATAATGTGGTCAAGTGGGATGACTCTGCAGGTCAAGAAGCATTCAATGATGCAAAAAGGAGATATTGGGCTGAGATAAGTGGTCTTCCTCCTCAGAGCCCTCCTCCCGATCCAGATATGTACATTGATAAAGTTGATTGGGACTCAACTATTGATCCGGAGCTGATACTAGATTTGGATAGAGAATATTTTAATCCTAATGAAGTTGATAATGCCGTCAAGTCTGAGAACAACTTAGTTTCTGGATGCACCCTGGTATGGGAGGATAAAGCTGCTGATAATGGTGAAAATCCTTGGGAAAGTGATAATGTGCAGGGCTCTAAAACTTGTGAGAATGTGGAGCAGACTTGGAACGAATGGGATAACCCTTCAAATATCAAAGATGATCCGTGGGAAAGGAGTTGCCCCAAGACCCAGGAGACGTTGAAGGACTCTACTGCCTGGGGAGGCGGAGGAAATGAGGAGCAGACTTGGAATGAATGGGATAATCCTGTAAACATCAAAGATGATGATCCGTGGGAAAGGAGTTGCCCTAAAAACCAGGGGACCTTAAAGGACACAGCTTGGGGAGGCCGTGGAAATGAGTCGTGGGGTTGGACCACGGGGCTGAATTATGAGAATGGATCTGCTTGTGTTGATAACACTTTCAGCAATTTGTGGCATCAAGGTGGTGAAAGTGTTGCTGGTGCTAAAGGAAACGAATGGGTTAATAATAGAACTGGTTCCCGGGGCCGAAACCATTGGAATACCAGGGGGCATGAGCAGTGGAATTCAGAGTATGGCTCTCGTTGGAATAGGAACCTTAGTCGAGGTGGTGGAACAACCTCAAATGACAGAAGATGGGGAGAACCTGAGTTCACATCTTGGGATTGGCAGCGATTACCAAGGCAGAGTAATGAGAGAAATATGGATTTTGGAAGACATAACAGAGGTGATAAAACCTTTTATACTGGTTCTCGTAAGAGGGAAGGTTCTTCACAACATATGTCGCGGTACAAAAGCTCCAGGTTTCAAGGTGATGAACAGAGGACCGCGTACAATTGGAGAGAAGAAAAACCACAGAAGAGGGTTACTTTTAATTTTAATGAATAG